From the Bacillus sp. Marseille-P3661 genome, the window ATTTAGATATATTAGCTCAAGAAAAAGGTTATGGGGTTTCAAAAGTTAAAACTACGATTAATTGATTAATCTATGGAATAATGGGGTGTAAATAGTGGATGCAACAGGGATTATATTAGCAGGTGGAAAATCAAGTCGTATGGGTACCAATAAGGCCTTACTCTTCATTGATGGGAAAAAAACAACTATTGAAACAATTATAGGCCACCTGCGCCCTTTTTTTTCTACTATTATACTTGTAACCAATGATCATGGAACATATGATTTTCTTGAAATGCCAATCGTAAGCGATCAATATATAGGAAAAGGACCGTTAGCTGGTATTCATAGCGGTCTTAAACATAGTACAAGCTTGTATAATTTCTTTGTTGCTTGTGATATGCCCTTTGTCTCAGGTGAATTAGCACAATACCTCGTTCGGTTATGTATGGAAAATGACTACGATGCAATTGTGCCAAGTATAAACGGGAAATTACACCCGTTATTCTCCGTGTTTAAACAGACAGCACTTCCCGTTGTGGAAAAATGCTTACTGGAGGAACGGTTAAGAATAAGAGATTTATTAGACGATTTGACTGTCCGATATATTAATGAAACAGAAATAAAGGAGCACATTATTGGAGATATTGAGAAAATATTTTATAATATGAACTATCCTTTAGATTATGAAAGTGTAAAAAGAGAACTAAATATGTGAAATTAGTTGGGGTTAATCGGGCATTCCAATCGTCTTGTAAAAATAGGGGGAGGAAGTTGAATCAATGCAATTTTTTAAAGTAAAAACTGTTGAAGAGACATTAAATTTAATACATCATCACGTCCACCCGATTGGTATAGTAGAACATCAATTGATTTCAGATGCGTTTGATAGAATTCTAGCAGAGGATGTCATTGCAGCAGAGAATGTTCCAAATTTTCGTAGATCAACCGTAGATGGTTATGCTGTGAAAGCAGCAGATACATATGGCTCATCTGAATCAATGCCAGGATACTTAAATGTTGTTAGTGAAATTAAAATGGGGGAAGAAGTTACAACAAAATTAATGCCGGGTGAAGCAATTCAAATTCCGACTGGTGGAATGTTGCCGGATCATGCAGACAGTGTAATCATGATTGAACATTGTGAAGATATTAGTGGGTTATTAAATACATATAAATCCGTTGCACCAGGAGAAAATGTTGTTGGTATTGGTGAGGATATTACCGAAGGCTCCAAATTACTTACAAAGGGTACTCATTTAAGGCCACAGGAGATTGGTGCTCTAGGTTCCTTGGGAATAGAATCGGTAAATGTGTATAAGAAAATAAAGGTTGGTTATTTATCTTCTGGAGACGAAATTATTCCTTATGAAACAAAAAATCCGCAAATTGGTCAGGTACGTGATATAAATGGACTAACAATTGGCGGCATGGTTAAAGAGTGGGGGTATGATTTTGTTTATGGAGGAATTGTACCTGATGATTTTGAAACTTTTAAGAATCGGGCATTAGAATTATCTCAGCAGGTTGATTGTTTAATTTTATCTGGGGGAAGTAGTGTTGGTGCGAAGGATTATACTACTGAAGTTATACAATCATTAGGTGATCCTGGTGTTTATGTACATGGAATTTCAATTAAACCTGGTAAACCAACAATACTTTCTCAAGCAGCTGCTAAGCCGATTATTGGCCTTCCTGGACACCCAGCCTCCGCTATGATTATTTTTAAGCTATTTGGACAAGTAATTCTAGAGCGCTTAAGTGGTGAAGTATCGAATGAAGTGCCGACAAGAATGACTGCAAAAATTAAAAAAAATATTCCATCATCACCAGGTCGTTCCGATTATATTCGTGTTAAATTAGTGAAAGATAACAATGAATGGTGGGCAGAACCTATATTGGGGAAATCAGGATTATTAAAAACTCTTGTGCAGAGTGATGGCATCGTTGAAATTCCTTCTAAAAATGAAGGGGTAACGATTGGTGAATCTGTACAGGTAATTTTATTACGTTAAGGGGGTGAAGATAGTGAACAATATGCAAGACAATAGATATAATAGAAAAATATATTTAGAAGATAAACCAAAAGCCCAAGCATTGGATGAATTGCTAGCTGCATTCATGTTTGACAGAGTTATTGAACAGATTCCGACTACAGAGGCACTCGGTCGAATCACAGCAGTTCCTATTTATGCCACACTATCTCAGCCACATTATCATGCGTCTGCAATGGATGGAATAGCCGTCTGTGCTGAACATACTTACAGTGCCCATGAACAAAATCCTATACAGCTTACAATTAGTGATTGCCAGTTTATATATGTAGATACAGGAAATCCTCTTCCATCACCATTTGATGCAGTAATTATGATTGAAAACATTCAAGTAATTGATGAAGATACGATTGAAATCATAGAACCTGCAACACCTTGGCAACATATTCGTCCAATTGGTGAGGACGTTGTTACTGGTGAAATGATCGTTCCACAGGGACATAAATTACGAGCTGTTGATTTAGGTGCCTTATTAGGTGGTGGAGTATTACATGTCCCTGTCGTAAAGAAACCGACCGTAACTATAATTCCAACTGGTAACGAGATCGTTAGTCCAAGTCTTGACGTCAAACCAGGGGAAATTATTGAAACAAACGGTACGGTGTTTGCAGGTTATGTGACTGAATGGGGTGCGCTCCCTGTAAAACATCCAATAGTCAAAGACAAACCGGAACTTATACGTGAAGCTTTATTAGTAGCATGTGATCAATCTGATATTGTGATTATTAACGCAGGCTCATCGGCAGGGTCTAAGGATTACACGGTACATATAATTGGTGAACTCGGTGAAGTTTTATCACATGGAGTAGCAACTCGACCGGGTAAACCGGTTGTATTGGGGAAAATCAACGGAACGGTTGTAATTGGATTACCAGGTTATCCTGTTTCTGCGTATCTTTCCATGGAATGGTTTGTTCGGCCATTAATTTGCCAATATCTTGGGATAAACGAACCAAAAAGAGATACATTAAATGTTAAATTAGGTCGTCGTATTGTTTCTAATATGGGTTCCGAGGATTTTGTACGCATGAACATTGGCTTTGTGAACGGTGAATATATTGCTAATCCACTTACTCGGGCTGCTGGCGTATCGATGTCGATGGTACGAGCAGATGGTATTCTTACTGTTCCAGCAGATAGCTTAGGACTTGAACAAGGCGAAATTGTAAATATAGAACTTTACAAGCCTTTAGAATCTATCAAGAAGTCCATTTTATTTAGTGGTAGTCATGATTTAACCATCGATATTCTTTCATCATTAATTAGAGAAGAGGATATCAATCGACAAATCATTTCATCTCATACAGGAAGTATGGCTGGTATAATGGCGATAAAAAAAGGGGAGGCCCATATCGTCGGTATACACCTATTAGATCCAGATACAGGTGAATACAACCTTCCATTTATTCGTAAGTATATAGATGGTCAACAGCTTGTACTTCTTCGATTCTTAAAAAGAGAACAAGGCTGGATTGTTCCTAAAGGAAATCCTTATAATGTCCAATCCATTGAAGATTTAAAAACGAAAGAGCTGCATTTTATTAACCGTCAAAAAGGTGCTGGAACCCGCATGCTATTTGATCATCTTCTACGAAAAGCTAATATGGCTCCAAATGAAGTAATTGGATACCAGAGAGAAATGTTCTCGCATTTAAGTATAGCCGCAGAGGTTAAACAGCATGATAAAAATGTAGGCCTGGGAATCTATTCTGCAGCGAAAGCGATGG encodes:
- the mobA gene encoding molybdenum cofactor guanylyltransferase — its product is MDATGIILAGGKSSRMGTNKALLFIDGKKTTIETIIGHLRPFFSTIILVTNDHGTYDFLEMPIVSDQYIGKGPLAGIHSGLKHSTSLYNFFVACDMPFVSGELAQYLVRLCMENDYDAIVPSINGKLHPLFSVFKQTALPVVEKCLLEERLRIRDLLDDLTVRYINETEIKEHIIGDIEKIFYNMNYPLDYESVKRELNM
- a CDS encoding molybdopterin molybdotransferase MoeA, with amino-acid sequence MQFFKVKTVEETLNLIHHHVHPIGIVEHQLISDAFDRILAEDVIAAENVPNFRRSTVDGYAVKAADTYGSSESMPGYLNVVSEIKMGEEVTTKLMPGEAIQIPTGGMLPDHADSVIMIEHCEDISGLLNTYKSVAPGENVVGIGEDITEGSKLLTKGTHLRPQEIGALGSLGIESVNVYKKIKVGYLSSGDEIIPYETKNPQIGQVRDINGLTIGGMVKEWGYDFVYGGIVPDDFETFKNRALELSQQVDCLILSGGSSVGAKDYTTEVIQSLGDPGVYVHGISIKPGKPTILSQAAAKPIIGLPGHPASAMIIFKLFGQVILERLSGEVSNEVPTRMTAKIKKNIPSSPGRSDYIRVKLVKDNNEWWAEPILGKSGLLKTLVQSDGIVEIPSKNEGVTIGESVQVILLR
- a CDS encoding molybdopterin biosynthesis protein gives rise to the protein MQDNRYNRKIYLEDKPKAQALDELLAAFMFDRVIEQIPTTEALGRITAVPIYATLSQPHYHASAMDGIAVCAEHTYSAHEQNPIQLTISDCQFIYVDTGNPLPSPFDAVIMIENIQVIDEDTIEIIEPATPWQHIRPIGEDVVTGEMIVPQGHKLRAVDLGALLGGGVLHVPVVKKPTVTIIPTGNEIVSPSLDVKPGEIIETNGTVFAGYVTEWGALPVKHPIVKDKPELIREALLVACDQSDIVIINAGSSAGSKDYTVHIIGELGEVLSHGVATRPGKPVVLGKINGTVVIGLPGYPVSAYLSMEWFVRPLICQYLGINEPKRDTLNVKLGRRIVSNMGSEDFVRMNIGFVNGEYIANPLTRAAGVSMSMVRADGILTVPADSLGLEQGEIVNIELYKPLESIKKSILFSGSHDLTIDILSSLIREEDINRQIISSHTGSMAGIMAIKKGEAHIVGIHLLDPDTGEYNLPFIRKYIDGQQLVLLRFLKREQGWIVPKGNPYNVQSIEDLKTKELHFINRQKGAGTRMLFDHLLRKANMAPNEVIGYQREMFSHLSIAAEVKQHDKNVGLGIYSAAKAMGVDFIPLADESYDLLMTKAFFESEGGKLLVDVLHSEQFSLTVEGLGGYKVDKNVEPIYL